In Paenibacillus sonchi, the genomic stretch TCTGCAGCGAAGCACGGGATAATTCTGCTCCCGCCTCCATAGGCTCGGCGTGATACAGAATCTCGAAGCCGCCCTTCAGGTCAAGCCCCAGACGGACCTTGTCCAGCAGCCCGGGAGTTGTAAATACCATAACCCCGGTTAATACGAGCACGGTAATAATAAAGCTCAACATTCTCTTCATGCTCTTGCTAGTTCCCCTTTCATTACTCAATATTCCTATTATAGCTACGTGCGAAATCACCGTCAATTCAAGCAGAAATGACGTTACGGTTCTCACACAAAGAAACGGCCGGCTCTGCTCAAGCGGCAAGCCATCCGTTTATCATAGGAAATGCTGAATGCTCTTCTCTTACTTTAACGCTTCCTGAACCTGTTTGCAAAAGTAAATCGTTCCTTTTTATACGTTCAAACCGCGATAAGCGGCAATAGTCAAATAGTTCATATAACTATTAGCCTTGAGTGAATAGATATCATTCACCAGCTTATGCAGGGCGGGTCTGCCTTCCTTGTCATAATTGCGGCTGACACAGTCCCAGATATCCTTGCCCGTTACATATTCATAGCCGAGGAGCCGAAATTCCTCCGCTTTGCTGCGGCACATGGCTTCGATTTCATCACTAAGCTGTTCATAACTCCACTCTTCCGATTCCACGTGTTGACACCTCCAAAGATACCTCGCTTATGCATGTTCACAAATAGGTATTCGACCAGACTTCCCTTGTTTCCTTCTTCCGGCTGAAAAGTTGTCACGGATAAAGCTTGTCATGGAAAAGCCTATCATCCGCATATCAATGTAAGAGAGACTACTTGTGGGAAGAAGGAGTGCCCTTTGAGGAAACAGAGCTTTATTCAAGGAACCTTGATACTGCTGGCCGCAGGCATCATTAACCGGATGCTCGGCTTTATTCCGCGAATTATTCTGCCGCGTGTGATCGGCGCCGAGGGGGTAGGTCTGTATCAGCTCGGATATCCGTTTTTCATTGTGCTGATTACGATCATCA encodes the following:
- a CDS encoding post-transcriptional regulator, whose protein sequence is MESEEWSYEQLSDEIEAMCRSKAEEFRLLGYEYVTGKDIWDCVSRNYDKEGRPALHKLVNDIYSLKANSYMNYLTIAAYRGLNV